GTCTTCTTTTAGCTGCTTCCCTATCCTCGTTTCAAATCCGTACCTGCAGCTAGGGCTGGCATTGAAGACAATTGCAGCCTGGAGCATCTCAAACAACAATTTGCAGGGAAGTACTTCTGTTTCGTCAGGAAAAAGCTTCTCGATTGTTTCAATGACTTCTTTACAATCCTTCACTGCTTCCCCTGTGATGTCAACATTCGCCCATTTCTTTGCGTATTTGTAAAGAGAAGCAGCAATGTATTCCGGTTGCACCCCATTTTGAACCATATTCGATATGGTCAGATCATAAAGCCGGAGACTTAACGACATTAAAGCCTCTGATGAAGGACGCTGATTAGGTggaaacaatttcttccttgCATTAGGTCTACAATCGCCATTTTGTTTGCTGACACCATCGTCACCGTGGGTTGGTTTCTTGAATGGTTCTCCAAGGAGGCGAGGATTCTGACGGGCCTTTCAAAGTAAAGATTCTAGACAGGAATCAACCAAACCAAGATGACTCGCTTCATCAAAAACCAGTTCCGTCGTTCGAAACGCCTTAACAGCTTCATTCCATGCAGGTAGGATTTTCGAGTAAAAGAAGCATAATGCAATGTTTAAGAGATTTCCCTTACAGTGATATTCGGTCATGTCGAGGTAGAAAGCAAGACAAATGAGAGGAACCACATTAACAGATGTCAGTTTTAGTTCATTGCCATAACAAAACTTCATGACAAGTGCAAAGGTTGTGGAATCTCCGGGTATGTTCTTAAAAGTATATGCAAGCTCTTCATTCTTGTGATTTTTTAGTAAGGCAGCAAATTTTCCTGAT
The nucleotide sequence above comes from Papaver somniferum cultivar HN1 unplaced genomic scaffold, ASM357369v1 unplaced-scaffold_115, whole genome shotgun sequence. Encoded proteins:
- the LOC113329033 gene encoding BTB/POZ domain-containing protein At5g17580-like isoform X2, which encodes MMADKENTNISFSSNNWYRKPTAALSEVRFQIHGEQYCLDRKLLTAKSGKFAALLKNHKNEELAYTFKNIPGDSTTFALVMKFCYGNELKLTSVNVVPLICLAFYLDMTEYHCKGNLLNIALCFFYSKILPAWNEAVKAFRTTELVFDEASHLGLVDSCLESLL